In one Culex quinquefasciatus strain JHB chromosome 2, VPISU_Cqui_1.0_pri_paternal, whole genome shotgun sequence genomic region, the following are encoded:
- the LOC6035271 gene encoding E3 ubiquitin-protein ligase TRIM37, whose product MSLVPVPVCSGCGQVAAVSISCSTCCLLCCATCFGLTSSDFGGEARLLSLLSVRVCSMCSEPVPLKAPEQVGAAPAVVPDEGATDSTEVSEEVPTAPSSNPEQAPTPAISESEAPSTAADKGIVGKDDQVRVPEPVVVKRERCWIHGKDLKLFCLQCDECICGECFLDAGGHMRHQIDFVEAVYKEKRAETERKLAALDEKVKHLKQDVVQVVKNLEIVEVAERDVLGEIEAVCEEAKEGIARLTGQRKRVLKIQAELPAKKQKLNEVLTQMVEKLPPEEFFKQQPQVEKQCDEISQCIPVSTFQPVEFEDIGCELIPAYEMQTCTLVNFDRVCFGWPKHFTTDSDVLWNVFLHRKGDDLFIKVFTANEAAVQFPYKVLVVIPHADLQKTIQRKFTVCGDPKEQVIASYAALFNEGFVSPNNELLIKVGVRPANIITESRFLRQQYQSLKARVTTLEKQQNTMEKQMQSKFCIMHFNAFVSKTPKKTQEAQHSAAIIDRADRHWVLRVYPFETSLPDTNLKVFVVLRKGSRTKCRYFIELIHDNPQQSVLQTTESLFESIDAGYGWHCFVDRKKLMADAGFYPNGILRFRFGVQPIEK is encoded by the exons ATGTCCCTCGTGCCGGTTCCCGTGTGCTCCGGCTGCGGCCAAGTGGCCGCCGTTTCGATTTCCTGCTCGACCTGCTGCCTGCTGTGCTGCGCAACGTGCTTTGGCCTTACGAGCAGCGACTTTGGTGGCGAAGCCCGGCTCCTCTCGTTGCTGTCGGTTCGCGTCTGCTCCATGTGCTCGGAACCGGTCCCGTTGAAGGCTCCGGAGCAGGTTGGAGCGGCCCCGGCGGTGGTTCCCGATGAGGGTGCGACCGATTCGACGGAGGTTTCGGAGGAGGTTCCGACCGCTCCGTCTTCGAATCCGGAGCAGGCACCGACACCGGCCATCTCCGAAAGTGAGGCGCCCTCCACGGCGGCTGATAAAGGAATCGTCGGAAAGGACGATCAAGTTCGTGTTCCGGAACCGGTGGTGGTCAAACGGGAACGCTGCTGGATTCACGGCAAGGATCTGAAGCTGTTCTGTCTGCAGTGTGACGAGTGCATCTGCGGGGAGTGCTTTCTGGACGCGGGTGGCCACATGCGCCACCAGATCGATTTCGTCGAGGCCGTTTACAAGGAGAAGAGAGCGGAAACGGAGCGCAAGCTGGCCGCGCTGGATGAAAAGGTTAAACACCTAAAGCAGGACGTGGTCCAGGTCGTGAAGAATCTGGAGATTGTCGAGGTTGCGGAGCGAGATGTTTTGGGCGAAATTGAGGCCGTATGTGAGGAAGCAAAGGAGGGCATTGCCAGGTTGACTGGCCAGCGGAAGAGGGTGCTGAAGATACAGGCAGAGCTTCCGGCTAAGAAGCAAAAGCTAAACGAGGTGCTGACGCAGATGGTCGAGAAGTTGCCGCCGGAGGAGTTTTTCAAGCAGCAACCGCAGGTGGAGAAGCAGTGCGACGAAATTTCTCAGTGCATTCCGGTGAGCACCTTCCAGCCGGTGGAGTTTGAGGACATTGGTTG CGAACTGATCCCGGCGTATGAGATGCAAACCTGTACGCTGGTCAACTTTGACCGGGTGTGCTTTGGCTGGCCGAAGCACTTTACCACGGACAGCGACGTGCTGTGGAACGTGTTTCTCCACCGGAAGGGTGACGACCTGTTCATCAAGGTGTTCACCGCCAACGAGGCGGCCGTCCAGTTCCCATACAAAGTGCTGGTGGTGATCCCGCACGCAGATTTACAGAAAACCATTCAGCGAAAATTCACCGTTTGTGGCGACCCAAAAGAGCAGGTCATCGCCTCGTACGCTGCCCTCTTCAACGAGGGGTTCGTCAGCCCAAACAATGAACTCCTCATCAAGGTGGGCGTCCGACCGGCAAACATCATCACCGAGAGCCGCTTCCTCCGGCAGCAGTACCAAAGCCTGAAGGCGCGCGTCACGACGCTGGAAAAGCAACAGAACACGATGGAAAAGCAAATGCAGAGCAAGTTCTGCATCATGCACTTTAACGCGTTTGTCTCCAAAACGCCCAAGAAGACGCAGGAAGCGCAACATTCGGCCGCCATCATCGACCGCGCCGATCGTCACTGGGTGCTGCGAGTGTACCCGTTCGAGACCTCCCTGCCGGACACCAATCTCAAGGTGTTTGTCGTGCTGCGCAAGGGATCGCGCACCAAGTGTCGCTACTTTATCGAACTGATCCACGACAACCCGCAGCAGAGCGTGCTCCAAACGACCGAGAGTCTGTTCGAGTCGATCGACGCCGGGTACGGATGGCACTGCTTCGTCGATCGCAAGAAGCTGATGGCCGATGCCGGGTTCTACCCGAACGGAATACTGCGCTTCCGGTTCGGGGTGCAGCCGATTGAGAAGTGA
- the LOC6035270 gene encoding RNA-binding protein Rsf1, with product MSEQKGTRVYVGNLTDKVKKEDLEGEFTKYGKLNSVWVAFNPPGFAFIEFENKEEAESACDNLNGQDILGSKLRVEISKGRRSTRGGGARGGFRSGGGGGGGGGFRDGGGRSSGDFRSSSRGGFRDGGGFRSSSRGGFRDAGSYRNGSSGGRPSGSGGYSRDSGRDSYGSGGYGGRSSGGGGGRFRSRSPVGARGRY from the coding sequence ATGAGCGAACAGAAGGGCACTAGAGTCTACGTGGGCAACCTCACCGATAAAGTGAAGAAGGAGGATCTCGAGGGAGAATTCACCAAGTACGGTAAATTGAACTCTGTATGGGTAGCTTTCAATCCCCCAGGTTTCGCGTTCATTGAGTTCGAAAACAAAGAGGAAGCCGAATCGGCCTGCGACAACCTCAACGGCCAGGACATCCTCGGCTCGAAGCTACGCGTCGAGATCTCCAAGGGCCGCCGAAGCACTCGGGGCGGAGGTGCCCGCGGAGGGTTCCGTTccggcggtggcggcggcggcggcggtgggtTCCGCGATGGTGGAGGTCGCTCCTCCGGGGACTTCCGGTCTAGCTCACGGGGTGGTTTCCGCGATGGTGGTGGCTTCCGGTCCAGCTCCCGGGGTGGATTCCGGGACGCTGGCTCCTACCGCAACGGTAGCAGCGGCGGACGGCCATCCGGTTCCGGCGGTTACAGCCGAGACTCGGGTCGCGATAGCTACGGTAGCGGCGGCTACGGAGGGCGCagcagcggcggcggcggcggacgGTTCCGTTCAAGGTCTCCGGTTGGCGCACGTGGTCGCTACTAA
- the LOC6035272 gene encoding zinc finger protein 436 — MMSSTAFPEPPAAAAAATTGGSNAPSASSECRMLLNVARYYDVISRLVDVLDRCTVVPEAITVVHQPDLQQVLVCYGEGDDADEIIEECPPEEILALDQGLGDDGDDEMIVFEETEEEEAGEEVGFEEVEADLQDLVEEEPIETDEEVIEFEVDQFEEESAVSEYFVEYLQDETRSELAEGSEKGEEKVKDEERFKCQFVACDKRFVEYQELQSHLKKEHTGDARCSQLQCKFGDCSATFDENEKLYAHLKTHGGIFELKDESKKHKKVNRPSTVKGGSKPIVARRKCEFCKESFDTKINVYNLHCLEAHGRTLYNCFVCAKTFYLLAHLNEHIKSGHDADTAKSFIMQSLWRTFQEDNATVNECRMCFRLFSSPRAETQHQEFHLKELSLTCTTCGGKHYTSQCNEPRPKFGTVYEKVQCPQCERWMSKKNIKEHIATHANERNFPCTVCKKTFKVQRTAHRHIQNHINAQNKQRKCYDCEQVFSNEDELPKHYQTSHPGKHPYNCPICGQGFYQKPQLADHVHTHSDADRISVKNPVEHYQVGNARVYECTLCRRGFSAKRTVVAHFIVHTDRPFVCELCGASFRAKAVLEEHVLDVHKVKMET, encoded by the coding sequence ATGATGTCCTCAACGGCTTTCCCGGAACCCCCGGCGGCTgctgccgccgccaccaccggaGGCAGCAACGCCCCTTCCGCTAGCAGCGAATGCCGCATGCTGCTGAATGTCGCCCGCTACTACGACGTCATCTCCCGGCTGGTCGACGTTCTGGACAGGTGCACGGTGGTGCCGGAAGCGATCACCGTTGTCCACCAGCCGGATCTGCAGCAGGTGCTGGTTTGCTACGGCGAGGGTGACGATGCGGACGAAATCATCGAAGAATGTCCACCGGAGGAGATATTGGCGCTGGATCAGGGCCTCGGGGATGATGGCGATGACGAGATGATTGTGTTTGAGGAGACAGAGGAAGAGGAAGCTGGGGAGGAGGTTGGATTTGAGGAGGTGGAGGCCGATCTGCAGGATCTCGTGGAGGAGGAACCGATTGAGACGGACGAGGAGGTGATTGAGTTTGAGGTGGATCAGTTTGAGGAGGAGAGCGCCGTTTCGGAGTATTTCGTGGAGTATTTGCAGGATGAGACGAGATCGGAACTGGCGGAGGGAAGTGAGAAGGGAGAGGAGAAGGTGAAGGACGAGGAGCGGTTCAAGTGCCAGTTTGTGGCTTGTGATAAACGGTTTGTGGAGTACCAGGAACTTCAGAGTCATTTGAAGAAGGAACACACGGGAGATGCGAGATGTTCTCAGTTGCAATGCAAGTTTGGCGATTGCTCGGCTACATTTGACGAGAATGAAAAACTGTATGCCCATTTAAAGACACATGGCGGCATATTCGAGTTGAAGGATGAGTCGAAGAAGCATAAAAAAGTTAACAGACCATCGACTGTGAAGGGCGGTTCTAAGCCAATAGTGGCACGACGAAAATGTGAGTTCTGCAAAGAATCATTCGACACCAAGATAAACGTTTACAACTTGCACTGCTTGGAAGCGCACGGTCGTACGCTGTACAACTGTTTCGTGTGCGCCAAGACGTTCTACCTTTTGGCGCACCTAAACGAACACATCAAAAGTGGCCACGACGCCGATACGGCCAAGTCCTTTATCATGCAGTCGCTGTGGCGAACCTTTCAGGAGGACAACGCGACCGTCAACGAGTGCCGGATGTGCTTCCGGTTGTTCTCCTCGCCTCGGGCTGAAACGCAGCACCAAGAGTTTCACCTCAAAGAACTCTCGCTTACCTGCACAACCTGCGGCGGTAAACACTACACAAGTCAGTGCAACGAACCACGCCCAAAGTTCGGAACAGTCTACGAAAAGGTCCAATGTCCGCAGTGTGAACGGTGGATGTCCAAGAAGAACATCAAGGAACACATCGCAACGCATGCCAACGAGCGCAACTTCCCCTGCACCGTGTGCAAAAAGACCTTCAAAGTGCAACGAACAGCCCACCGCCACATCCAGAACCACATCAACGCGCAGAACAAGCAACGCAAATGCTACGACTGCGAGCAAGTATTCAGCAACGAGGACGAACTCCCCAAGCACTACCAAACCTCCCACCCCGGAAAGCACCCGTACAACTGTCCCATCTGCGGGCAAGGATTCTACCAGAAACCGCAACTCGCCGATCACGTGCACACCCACTCGGACGCGGACCGGATCTCGGTAAAAAATCCCGTTGAACACTACCAGGTGGGAAACGCGCGCGTGTACGAGTGCACCCTCTGCCGGAGGGGCTTCTCCGCGAAACGGACCGTGGTGGCACACTTTATCGTGCACACCGATCGGCCCTTTGTGTGCGAGCTGTGCGGGGCCTCGTTCCGGGCGAAGGCGGTGCTCGAGGAGCACGTGCTGGATGTGCACAAGGTGAAGATGGAAACGTGA
- the LOC6035273 gene encoding soma ferritin codes for MFLLRRLALSTLTNRRLFASGRVICPPEDPAQPDGSKSENLAAPQINALVQGAINEQINSELFASHTYLSMSYFFARSGVGLMGFFGLYRSMSQEEQSHADALAKYLLKRNGAVELNTIKKPATCSWANIGTTLNETVRLENCVSESLSALYRLAEKHNDVVTTEFIVTEFLNEQIESIREVNLLIARWRTLEKTPNGVYLLNRELEHKFKA; via the exons ATGTTCCTTCTCCGCCGACTGGCCTTGTCTACCCTGACGAACCGCAGATTGTTCGCTTCCGGTCGGGTCATCTGCCCACCGGAAGACCCGGCACAGCCCGATGGAAGCAAATCGGAGAACCTGGCCGCACCGCAAATCAACGCCCTCGTGCAGGGTGCCATCAACGAGCAAATCAACTCGGAACTGTTCGCCAGCCACACTTACCTTTCGATGAGCTATTTTTTCGCCCGTTCCGGCGTCGGTTTGATGGGGTTTTTCG GACTCTACCGCAGCATGTCCCAGGAGGAGCAATCCCACGCGGACGCACTCGCCAAGTACCTGCTGAAGCGAAACGGAGCCGTTGAGCTGAACACGATCAAGAAGCCGGCCACGTGCAGCTGGGCCAACATCGGGACAACGCTGAACGAGACGGTCCGCTTGGAGAACTGCGTCTCGGAGTCCCTTTCCGCGCTGTACCGTTTGGCCGAGAAGCACAACGACGTCGTTACGACCGAATTTATCGTTACGGAGTTTCTCAACGAGCAAATCGAGTCGATTCGCGAGGTTAATCTGTTGATCGCCCGGTGGAGAACCCTGGAGAAGACCCCGAACGGGGTGTACCTGTTGAACCGGGAGTTGGAGCACAAATTTAAAGCCtaa